The Sinomicrobium kalidii genome contains a region encoding:
- a CDS encoding polysialyltransferase family glycosyltransferase gives MTNKIFGLGIAASPLQVINIFEASDYWKTENLCLILFTEGNDLNKKQIEEVLTCLNFKGDVHWVLDALDIKGKIEQIKTFLKLKKQIKTSSFYKRKIEYLFIGHISSIYHCSIASLFSKADKIYVDDGTGSIYDINFINKKGFHRYENKIKNKLLYLFIGIKPFPIQSQYLYFTFYYDQFPKLNSHLKLFPNKFSLTRRIGKKSDVDSKVVAFVGQSMVDLKIISSEDYLDMLIKTKNYFEEKDRGIAVTYYAHRNESDEILDMVRDKLQWEVVRNDLPLELYFLFNKRPAKLGLFFSSVSQTISMIFKKDEMEILAFKIPQKILKYRNKEIEKVYGEIALNDRIEVIEEL, from the coding sequence ATGACAAATAAAATATTTGGATTAGGTATTGCAGCTTCACCTTTGCAGGTTATCAATATTTTTGAGGCAAGCGATTACTGGAAAACGGAAAACTTATGCCTGATTCTTTTCACAGAAGGAAATGATCTTAATAAAAAACAAATAGAAGAGGTTTTGACCTGTTTGAATTTTAAAGGAGACGTACACTGGGTTTTGGATGCTTTAGATATAAAAGGAAAAATAGAGCAAATAAAGACTTTTTTGAAATTAAAAAAGCAAATAAAGACTTCGTCATTTTACAAAAGAAAAATAGAATATCTATTCATCGGACACATAAGTTCTATATATCATTGTAGTATTGCCAGTTTATTCTCAAAAGCAGATAAAATTTATGTTGATGATGGAACAGGGAGTATTTATGATATAAATTTTATCAATAAGAAAGGGTTTCATCGTTATGAGAATAAAATAAAAAATAAGTTGTTGTATCTTTTTATAGGAATTAAGCCTTTTCCTATCCAATCTCAATATCTGTATTTTACGTTTTATTATGATCAATTCCCCAAACTTAACTCCCATCTTAAGTTATTCCCTAATAAATTTTCCCTAACACGAAGGATTGGTAAAAAAAGTGATGTAGATAGTAAAGTCGTAGCTTTCGTAGGGCAAAGTATGGTAGATTTAAAGATTATTTCTTCTGAGGATTACTTGGACATGCTGATAAAAACGAAAAATTATTTCGAAGAGAAAGACAGAGGTATTGCCGTAACTTATTATGCTCATAGGAATGAATCTGATGAAATTTTGGATATGGTCAGGGATAAATTGCAGTGGGAAGTAGTTAGGAATGATTTGCCATTGGAACTGTATTTTCTTTTTAATAAGAGACCGGCAAAGCTAGGACTGTTTTTTTCATCTGTAAGCCAAACGATTTCTATGATTTTTAAAAAGGACGAAATGGAAATACTGGCTTTTAAGATCCCTCAAAAAATATTGAAATATAGAAATAAAGAAATTGAAAAGGTTTATGGTGAGATCGCTTTAAATGATCGCATCGAAGTAATTGAAGAGCTTTAA
- a CDS encoding DUF6341 family protein yields MKDFFEGIQYLFEDILFAPLNWLREVELENWWAANTLNWLFIIICMVAIVYWILQLKKFNDAGEEDKSISAHSFLK; encoded by the coding sequence ATGAAAGATTTTTTTGAAGGCATTCAGTACCTGTTTGAAGATATTCTCTTTGCACCTCTCAACTGGCTGCGTGAGGTAGAGTTGGAGAACTGGTGGGCGGCAAACACCCTGAACTGGTTGTTTATTATTATATGTATGGTAGCTATCGTATACTGGATACTTCAACTCAAAAAATTCAACGATGCCGGGGAAGAGGACAAAAGCATTTCTGCGCACTCTTTCTTAAAATAA
- a CDS encoding cytidylyltransferase domain-containing protein, with product MDLLKTSLGIIVQARSGSSRLPRKMTNCYFRNIPLIEFILKRLIEEVKGPKIILATTDTPKDDPLVEIAKNYTKLIYRGDEENVLLRFILAAEKYNIKHIVRICADNPFINTDLILELINEADSQVDYVSYRIGKIPSILTHWGLFAEYVTLDSLKIAFQKITTPAHMEHVTQYIYQNENIFNVKWLEINNLSFNRNDIRLTLDDKNDYNNLIQIFNKLGSNDFNDIQSIISIVDSNKDLQAKMINQINTHTK from the coding sequence ATGGATTTACTAAAAACATCTTTGGGGATTATTGTGCAGGCCAGAAGTGGTTCTTCGAGACTACCCCGAAAAATGACAAATTGTTATTTTAGGAATATACCTTTGATAGAATTTATTTTGAAAAGATTGATAGAGGAGGTAAAAGGACCTAAAATTATTTTGGCTACAACTGATACTCCTAAGGACGATCCGTTAGTGGAAATTGCTAAGAATTATACAAAATTGATATATAGAGGAGATGAAGAGAATGTATTATTACGGTTTATTTTGGCTGCCGAAAAATATAATATTAAGCATATAGTAAGAATTTGTGCTGATAATCCATTTATTAATACAGATTTAATACTTGAACTTATAAATGAAGCAGATTCTCAGGTAGATTATGTATCTTATCGAATAGGAAAAATTCCGTCAATATTGACACATTGGGGTTTGTTTGCGGAATATGTTACATTGGATTCTCTGAAAATTGCATTTCAAAAGATAACAACCCCTGCTCATATGGAGCATGTAACACAGTACATTTATCAAAACGAAAATATTTTTAATGTTAAATGGTTAGAAATTAATAATTTAAGTTTTAACAGAAATGATATACGCTTAACTTTAGACGATAAAAATGATTATAATAACCTGATTCAAATTTTTAATAAATTGGGGAGTAATGATTTCAATGATATTCAATCTATAATTTCAATAGTTGATTCTAATAAGGATTTACAAGCGAAAATGATCAATCAAATAAACACACATACAAAATGA
- a CDS encoding lipopolysaccharide biosynthesis protein — MNSFFHKSKQVYRTILSNDLSKIGFIYVLGEVLNKAIPFLILPIIARYLSTSEYGIVNNYTVLVAILSVFTGLSVHGAQSANYYNQTVEDRKKYLFALITILSFSSFVVFVFVFLFKDYIVSLIELPPMWILLAVFHSYATFLTTLNLDLWRLEEKAVSYIVYDVLQVLLNVGLSLWFVVSLKMGFSGRILGVFAAVSLFGILSFFFFFFRKKISLECRKTDLKDALRFGIPLIPHQLSQWIRTGLDRYVITAMIGTSVVGLYATGYQFALVLMVLTTAFNKAYTPYLYKTLSIIDRDSDPLILKKELVKTTYFYFGSILCICVFLYIVILWIVPWLLPENYQDSLRYVFWILLGNAFHGCYYMVVGYIFYVKKTAVLAKITFLSSLLHLVLLFPSLKIFGSSGAAYVYAFSALVIFLWVWYYSNKVYPMPWKIN, encoded by the coding sequence ATGAATAGTTTTTTTCATAAGAGTAAGCAAGTTTACAGAACTATTTTATCCAATGATTTATCCAAAATCGGGTTTATTTATGTTCTAGGTGAAGTATTAAATAAAGCCATCCCATTCTTGATCCTGCCGATTATCGCACGTTATTTATCAACTTCTGAATATGGCATAGTAAATAATTATACGGTATTAGTTGCTATTCTTTCGGTTTTTACAGGGTTGTCCGTTCATGGGGCACAATCTGCTAATTATTACAATCAAACTGTTGAAGACCGAAAAAAGTATCTCTTTGCACTTATTACTATTTTGAGTTTTTCATCTTTTGTAGTATTTGTTTTCGTCTTTTTGTTTAAAGATTATATCGTAAGCCTGATTGAACTTCCTCCAATGTGGATATTATTGGCCGTATTTCATTCGTATGCCACTTTTTTAACCACTTTGAACCTGGATTTATGGCGATTGGAGGAAAAGGCTGTTTCTTATATAGTATATGATGTGTTGCAGGTATTACTTAATGTAGGGCTATCCCTATGGTTTGTGGTTTCCCTAAAAATGGGGTTCTCTGGACGAATTTTGGGGGTATTTGCAGCTGTGTCCCTTTTTGGTATTTTGAGTTTTTTCTTTTTCTTTTTCCGTAAAAAAATCAGTCTGGAATGCCGAAAGACAGACCTGAAAGATGCTCTAAGATTTGGAATTCCCTTAATTCCCCATCAATTAAGCCAATGGATCCGTACAGGTCTGGACCGTTATGTTATTACAGCGATGATTGGAACTTCGGTAGTAGGGCTTTATGCTACAGGATATCAATTTGCCTTGGTTTTAATGGTATTGACTACAGCCTTTAACAAAGCCTATACGCCTTATTTGTATAAAACCCTATCAATTATTGATAGGGATTCTGATCCATTGATACTTAAAAAGGAATTAGTAAAAACAACATATTTTTATTTTGGAAGCATATTGTGCATATGTGTATTTTTATATATTGTGATTTTGTGGATAGTACCTTGGTTACTACCTGAAAATTATCAGGATTCTCTTAGATACGTATTTTGGATTTTATTGGGAAATGCTTTTCACGGATGTTATTATATGGTTGTAGGTTATATTTTCTATGTTAAAAAAACAGCCGTCCTGGCCAAGATAACTTTTCTGAGTTCTTTGTTACATTTAGTATTACTTTTCCCCTCTTTAAAAATATTTGGTAGTTCAGGTGCCGCTTATGTATATGCTTTCTCTGCACTTGTAATATTTTTATGGGTGTGGTATTACAGTAATAAGGTATATCCAATGCCTTGGAAAATAAACTGA
- a CDS encoding KdsC family phosphatase — MKFNKIPKLIATDIDGVWTDAGMYYDQSGNELKKFNTYDSAGVLFAKKAGIPVAILTGEDTKIVDRRAKKLNVDFLFMGVKNKLDHLKDLCSDLKISLDEVAYIGDDINDIQVLKKVGFSSCPSSAPKYIQEIVDKVYFKKGGEGVFREFVEDILNINSFKDIDNLLSNREDQYFNQ, encoded by the coding sequence ATGAAATTTAATAAAATACCTAAATTAATAGCGACTGATATTGATGGAGTCTGGACAGATGCAGGGATGTATTATGATCAGTCGGGTAATGAATTAAAGAAATTTAATACATATGACAGTGCAGGGGTATTATTTGCAAAGAAAGCAGGGATTCCAGTGGCTATTTTAACGGGAGAAGATACTAAAATTGTTGATAGAAGGGCTAAAAAATTGAATGTTGATTTTTTATTTATGGGAGTGAAAAATAAATTGGATCATTTAAAGGATTTATGTTCTGATTTAAAAATATCACTGGACGAGGTGGCTTATATAGGTGATGATATTAATGATATACAGGTATTGAAAAAGGTTGGCTTTTCTTCGTGCCCCTCCAGTGCCCCTAAATATATTCAGGAGATAGTGGATAAGGTTTATTTCAAAAAAGGGGGGGAAGGTGTATTCAGGGAATTTGTAGAAGACATTTTGAATATCAACAGTTTTAAGGATATTGATAATCTTTTGTCCAACAGAGAAGACCAATATTTCAATCAATGA
- a CDS encoding N-acetylneuraminate synthase family protein: MNTYIIGEIGQNHNGSVDIAKLLVDLINRNVKDETFGTEYKGMNAVKLTKRDLRYELSESQMNRPYKSPHSFGRTYGEHREKLELSNEEHHEVYKHAKQHGLDFVETLCAPSCLSILKLFTPDYLKVASRDLTNLPLLEAMAETKIPIIVSTGMADQSDLDEALKTINRYHNDISILHCVSEYPTKPTNVNLRTITFLLENYSEYMIGYSDHTIGISVPVAAVALGSRIIEKHITIDRRMKGTDQAGSLGPEGVYRMVRDIRLIDESLGEKKIFRVEDVQNSRVKLERSIATIRDMKAGELITKDDIHLLSPGDGVKWKEKGNLIGRKLVRDMHKNEIIYPDFII, encoded by the coding sequence ATGAATACTTATATTATTGGAGAAATAGGACAAAACCACAATGGATCTGTCGATATAGCTAAACTTTTAGTTGATTTGATAAACAGAAATGTTAAAGACGAAACCTTTGGCACAGAATATAAGGGGATGAATGCTGTAAAATTGACTAAAAGGGACCTCCGGTATGAATTGAGCGAATCACAAATGAATAGACCATATAAATCTCCTCATTCATTCGGTAGAACTTATGGAGAACATCGCGAAAAATTGGAATTAAGTAATGAAGAACATCATGAGGTTTATAAGCATGCTAAACAACACGGATTAGATTTTGTTGAAACATTGTGTGCCCCATCTTGTCTGTCTATTTTAAAATTGTTTACTCCTGACTATTTAAAAGTTGCCAGCAGGGACCTTACGAACCTTCCTTTATTAGAAGCGATGGCAGAGACTAAGATTCCGATAATAGTATCCACTGGGATGGCGGATCAATCCGATCTGGATGAAGCCTTAAAAACAATAAACAGATACCATAATGATATTTCCATTCTACATTGTGTTTCTGAATATCCTACTAAACCAACGAATGTAAATTTACGTACTATTACTTTTCTTTTGGAAAATTATAGTGAATATATGATTGGATATTCTGACCATACCATAGGTATTTCAGTTCCGGTTGCCGCTGTTGCATTAGGATCCAGAATTATAGAAAAACACATTACTATAGATAGAAGAATGAAAGGAACGGATCAGGCCGGGTCATTGGGGCCTGAGGGTGTTTATCGAATGGTAAGAGATATTAGGTTAATAGATGAGTCCTTAGGAGAGAAAAAAATATTTCGAGTGGAAGACGTACAGAATTCCCGTGTTAAATTGGAGCGCTCCATAGCTACGATCAGAGATATGAAAGCGGGAGAGTTAATTACAAAAGATGATATTCATTTGTTATCCCCGGGCGATGGTGTTAAATGGAAGGAAAAAGGGAATCTTATAGGTCGAAAACTGGTCAGGGACATGCATAAAAATGAGATCATATACCCGGATTTTATTATTTGA
- a CDS encoding glycosyltransferase family 4 protein has protein sequence MRILIINTLYHPYKVGGAERSVQALAENLADNHILVGVVTLGTEKESYVLNGVKVWRLKMKNLFWPFSGKDHSGIQKFFWHVNDINNKRYKNELQKIFEEFNPDVINTNNLAGFSINIWELVKANNLKVIHTLRDYYLQCPKTNKFRINVSCVNQCLECKILSWRKKKESRKVDGLIGISNYILQDHIKRGYFKNAEKRIINNGFVNYHQQKREVKFEKKNKINFGFIGQINKSKGIELLLESFSRLKDKDNWRLFIAGRVDENYRNELAKYLFSDQLTFLGYTEANDFYKKIDVLVVPSIWEEPFGRVVVEGLMNRVVVLGSKKGGIPELFEEENRSFLFAPDVENLTLLLDKILLDPSILNDFKFTEDHRNKFSIKTLVEQYKEVFNQITANADET, from the coding sequence ATGAGAATATTAATAATAAATACCCTGTATCATCCATATAAAGTAGGAGGTGCCGAGAGATCGGTACAAGCTTTGGCAGAAAACCTGGCAGATAATCATATTCTCGTTGGGGTTGTAACACTTGGAACAGAAAAAGAATCTTATGTATTAAATGGGGTTAAAGTATGGCGCCTGAAAATGAAAAATCTTTTTTGGCCATTTTCCGGGAAAGACCATTCGGGTATCCAAAAATTCTTTTGGCATGTAAATGATATTAATAATAAAAGATATAAAAACGAACTACAAAAGATATTTGAAGAATTTAATCCTGATGTGATCAACACAAATAATTTGGCTGGATTTTCGATTAATATATGGGAGTTGGTCAAAGCAAACAACCTGAAAGTCATTCATACTTTAAGAGATTATTATTTACAATGTCCTAAAACTAATAAATTTAGGATCAATGTTTCCTGTGTTAATCAATGTTTGGAATGCAAAATCCTTTCTTGGCGCAAGAAAAAAGAATCCAGGAAAGTAGATGGCCTAATAGGGATAAGTAATTACATATTGCAGGACCATATTAAAAGAGGATATTTTAAAAATGCTGAAAAAAGAATTATTAACAATGGTTTTGTAAATTATCATCAGCAAAAGCGGGAAGTGAAATTTGAAAAGAAGAATAAAATTAATTTTGGATTTATAGGGCAAATAAATAAATCCAAAGGAATTGAGTTGTTGCTCGAAAGTTTTTCGAGACTTAAAGATAAAGATAACTGGAGATTATTTATTGCAGGAAGGGTTGATGAGAACTATAGAAATGAACTGGCTAAATATTTATTTTCAGATCAATTGACCTTTTTAGGGTATACAGAAGCGAATGATTTTTATAAAAAAATAGATGTACTTGTTGTTCCGTCTATTTGGGAAGAGCCCTTCGGAAGAGTTGTAGTTGAGGGATTGATGAATAGAGTTGTAGTTTTGGGAAGTAAAAAAGGAGGAATTCCCGAGCTGTTTGAGGAAGAAAATCGTTCTTTTCTGTTTGCACCTGATGTTGAGAATTTAACCTTATTATTAGATAAAATCCTATTGGATCCCAGTATTTTGAATGACTTTAAGTTTACAGAGGATCATAGAAACAAATTTTCTATAAAAACCCTTGTAGAGCAATACAAGGAAGTTTTCAATCAAATAACAGCAAATGCCGATGAAACTTAA
- the upp gene encoding uracil phosphoribosyltransferase → MNIHHIGAQNSILKHFIAESRDRNTQADRMRFRKNMERIGEILGYELSKNLSYRDKTVVTPLGEKHIPLITNEIIICSILRAGLPFHNGLLNYFDHAENAFISAYRHHTGNGDDFEIVVEYLSSPSLEGKTLLLADPMLATGQSFISVYESLKKLGTPAEIHLLAVIGAQPGIAQAEQHFPSEAHLWIAAIDDELNEKGYIVPGLGDAGDLAYGTKLQH, encoded by the coding sequence ATGAATATACACCATATAGGGGCACAGAATTCCATACTGAAACATTTCATCGCCGAATCCCGGGACCGCAACACCCAGGCCGACCGTATGCGTTTCCGTAAAAACATGGAGCGCATCGGGGAGATCCTGGGGTACGAACTTAGTAAAAATCTGTCTTACCGGGATAAAACCGTCGTCACTCCCCTGGGGGAAAAACATATCCCCCTTATTACAAACGAAATTATTATCTGTTCTATACTCCGTGCAGGACTCCCTTTTCACAACGGACTCCTCAATTACTTCGACCATGCCGAGAATGCCTTTATATCGGCCTACCGGCATCATACGGGAAATGGTGATGATTTTGAGATCGTGGTCGAATACCTTTCCTCCCCTTCCCTCGAAGGCAAGACGTTGTTGCTGGCCGATCCGATGCTGGCTACCGGGCAATCGTTTATTTCAGTCTATGAAAGCCTGAAAAAGCTGGGAACTCCGGCGGAAATCCACCTTCTTGCCGTTATCGGTGCCCAACCGGGAATTGCACAGGCAGAACAGCATTTTCCTTCAGAGGCACATCTGTGGATCGCGGCCATTGACGATGAACTTAACGAGAAAGGCTATATCGTCCCTGGACTGGGGGATGCGGGAGACCTGGCCTACGGCACCAAGTTACAGCATTAA
- a CDS encoding DUF6427 family protein — MISSFFNRAKPINFLLISLYMGFFYWITQFYLYDTVWNVPVFFSCSVFFFVILFSVFIVNFIIRKNALCEGNSYAVLLYVLFLCLFPQIFRSTEIVMANFFVLLALRRVISIRSLIQIRQKIFDASLWICVASLFYEWALLFLIVVFASIIVYRLGDYRNWLVPFVAMFTVAILLFTYAIWFTGMDWFVEIFRFSVNFYSIKTKTIGFILPMVLIAFFSLISLVAFMANYKAKPSVVQSALLLVVIALFAGAGIAAVSNNRESDEVVFAFFPASVLITNYLQLISKRWWKESVLWLFLILPVLLLFVS; from the coding sequence ATGATTTCCAGTTTTTTTAACCGTGCAAAACCCATAAATTTTTTATTGATCTCCCTGTATATGGGTTTTTTTTATTGGATAACACAATTTTATCTCTATGATACGGTGTGGAATGTTCCCGTATTTTTCTCCTGTTCCGTGTTTTTTTTCGTGATACTTTTCAGTGTTTTTATTGTCAATTTTATTATTCGTAAAAATGCACTTTGCGAGGGCAATTCATATGCAGTGCTGTTGTATGTACTGTTTTTATGCCTTTTTCCCCAGATATTCAGAAGCACAGAAATTGTAATGGCCAACTTTTTTGTATTACTGGCTTTGCGCCGGGTGATCAGCATACGGTCGCTTATACAGATAAGGCAGAAAATATTCGATGCTTCTTTGTGGATATGCGTGGCTTCCCTGTTTTACGAATGGGCCCTGTTGTTTCTCATAGTGGTGTTCGCCTCAATAATTGTTTATCGCCTGGGCGATTACAGGAACTGGCTGGTTCCTTTTGTAGCGATGTTCACCGTGGCCATCCTGTTGTTTACTTATGCCATCTGGTTTACCGGAATGGACTGGTTTGTGGAAATTTTTCGGTTTTCCGTGAATTTTTACAGCATAAAAACCAAAACGATAGGGTTTATTCTTCCCATGGTACTAATTGCATTTTTCAGTTTGATCTCCCTGGTGGCTTTTATGGCCAATTACAAGGCAAAGCCCTCGGTGGTACAATCCGCTTTGCTCCTCGTGGTCATTGCCCTGTTTGCAGGTGCGGGGATAGCAGCTGTTTCGAACAACAGGGAAAGCGATGAGGTGGTTTTTGCCTTTTTCCCGGCTTCGGTACTCATCACCAACTATCTGCAACTCATTTCGAAGAGATGGTGGAAAGAATCCGTACTGTGGTTGTTTCTGATCCTCCCTGTATTGCTGTTATTTGTTTCATAA